One window of the Saccopteryx leptura isolate mSacLep1 chromosome 9, mSacLep1_pri_phased_curated, whole genome shotgun sequence genome contains the following:
- the IFIT2 gene encoding interferon-induced protein with tetratricopeptide repeats 2, producing MSDTAANSLESSLRLLKCHFTWNLLEGENSLDDFEDRVCNQTEFQNSEFKATMYNLLAFIKHHRGQNEEALECLQQAEDSIQREHADQAEIRSLVTWGNYAWVYYHMGRLSQAQAYLDKVKRVCEKFSSPYRMESPELDCEEGWSRLKCGMSTERAKVCFEKCLEKSPKNPEFTCGLAISSYRLDNKPAPQNPMDALRQAIQLNPNNQYIKVLLALKLQKMKREGEAETLVEEALEKASPATDVFRGAAKLYRKKNDPDKAIQLLKKALECSPNNAYLHCHVGVCYRAKVREYHRKEKNGMTGGEELQELIGHAVNHLKRADELNGNLLNVCSYLACLYAQAGQYEQAEHYFQKEFSKELTSVDRQVLHLRYGNFQWFQMKCESKAIHYFIEGVKINPKSKETEKMKSKLQNIAYFRLSKNRTDPETLHLLAFLEELNGNRRPTEENSEKVLDSECLDPSASLAEE from the exons ATGAG TGATACCGCTGCCAACTCCTTGGAGAGCAGCCTGCGGCTACTAAAATGCCATTTCACCTGGAACTTGTTAGAGGGAGAAAATTCCTTGGATGACTTTGAAGACAGAGTGTGTAACCAGACCGAGTTTCAGAACAGCGAGTTCAAAGCTACAATGTACAACTTGTTGGCCTTCATAAAACACCACAGAGGCCAAAACGAGGAGGCACTGGAATGCTTACAGCAAGCGGAAGACTCCATCCAGCGAGAGCACGCTGACCAAGCGGAAATCCGAAGCCTGGTCACCTGGGGAAACTACGCCTGGGTCTACTATCACATGGGCAGACTCTCCCAAGCGCAGGCTTACCTAGACAAGGTCAAACGAGTGTGCGAGAAGTTTTCCAGCCCATACAGAATGGAGAGTCCTGAGCTGGATTGCGAGGAAGGGTGGTCACGGTTGAAGTGCGGGATGAGCACTGAAAGGGCAAAGGTGTGTTTTGAGAAGTGTCTGGAAAAGAGCCCGAAGAACCCAGAGTTCACCTGCGGACTGGCAATCTCGAGCTACCGTCTGGATAATAAGCCAGCACCTCAGAACCCCATGGACGCACTGCGGCAAGCCATTCAGCTGAATCCCAACAACCAGTATATTAAAGTCCTCCTGGCTCTGAAACTTCAAAAGATGAAAAGGGAAGGTGAAGCAGAGACGTTGGTTGAAGAAGCCCTGGAGAAAGCCTCACCTGCAACAGATGTGTTTCGCGGTGCAGCAAAGCTGTATCGGAAAAAAAATGACCCGGACAAAGCTATCCAACTACTCAAAAAAGCTCTAGAATGCTCGCCCAACAATGCCTACCTGCATTGCCATGTTGGGGTATGCTATAGAGCCAAAGTCCGTGAGTAtcatagaaaagagaagaatggaaTGACTGGAGGAGAGGAGTTACAGGAACTAATAGGACACGCTGTGAATCATTTGAAGAGAGCTGATGAGCTTAACGGAAACCTGCTCAATGTCTGCTCCTACCTGGCTTGCCTGTACGCACAGGCGGGCCAGTATGAGCAAGCAGAGCATTACTTCCAAAAGGAATTCAGCAAAGAGCTCACGTCTGTAGACAGGCAAGTGCTTCATCTACGATACGGCAACTTCCAGTGGTTTCAAATGAAATGTGAGAGCAAGGCCATCCACTATTTTATAGAGGGGGTGAAAATAAACCCAAAGtcaaaggagacagaaaagatgaaaagtaAACTGCAAAATATTGCCTACTTTAGGCTTTCTAAAAACAGAACAGATCCTGAGACCTTGCACCTTCTGGCATTTCTCGAGGAGCTGAATGGGAATAGGCGGCCAACAGAGGAGAACTCCGAGAAGGTTTTGGACTCTGAGTGTCTCGACCCTTCAGCATCTCTAGCTGAGGAATGA